The Ignatzschineria rhizosphaerae genome contains a region encoding:
- a CDS encoding GMC family oxidoreductase N-terminal domain-containing protein, which yields MEKHYDFIIVGAGSAGCVIATQLIEKTTGTVLLLEAGKQDSTIHAKIPIKKI from the coding sequence ATGGAAAAGCATTATGATTTTATTATTGTAGGTGCCGGTTCTGCTGGATGCGTGATTGCTACGCAGTTAATAGAGAAAACAACAGGAACGGTACTCCTATTAGAAGCCGGTAAGCAAGACTCCACGATTCATGCCAAAATTCCTATTAAAAAAATATAA
- a CDS encoding APC family permease, translated as MESKLSSQRMIGLATLVFFVVAAASPLTGLTGGMPVAILEGNGAGVSGIYVLSGLILLIFSVGFITMSRYIKNSGAFYAYISAGLGSRLGISGLALAILAYVSIQIAIAAIFGLFTQIFFVEYVGFDLPWWVYTSIMLLIVCWLGIERIEIGGKVLGVLMLLEVGIAVVIAIFVVIEHIPSGNLEFSSFSPTVVFSGNVGMALVFTIAAFIGFEATAIYTEEAKNPERNIPLATIFAVLLITSFFAFCSWAFIQAYGAENIQAVVAEDPELFVMNLAATTLGKWSVLVINILLITSLFAATQSFHNNIARYFYVISRDGLFWSKLAKLHATKDTPYLSSICQTIFMIALTFLLAFLGQDPLIDIFTWGSAITTMAILLLQIFVSIAVVNYFRKRVDLHLPFWKTTLAPITATILMSIVLYLVTMNLDILSGIKSNVIYLVPFLVFGSAVGGYLYAVILSRFFPSFKTRLDELVKNV; from the coding sequence ATGGAGAGTAAATTAAGTAGTCAGCGGATGATAGGTCTTGCCACTTTAGTATTTTTTGTCGTTGCCGCCGCATCCCCTTTAACGGGGTTAACAGGCGGGATGCCTGTTGCCATTTTAGAGGGTAATGGCGCTGGAGTTTCAGGAATATATGTCTTATCGGGATTAATTTTACTGATATTTTCTGTAGGATTCATCACCATGAGCCGCTACATTAAAAATTCAGGGGCATTTTATGCCTATATTTCCGCAGGCTTAGGCAGCCGGTTAGGTATTAGTGGGCTTGCTTTAGCCATTTTAGCGTATGTCTCTATTCAAATTGCTATTGCTGCTATTTTTGGTCTATTTACGCAGATCTTTTTTGTAGAGTATGTTGGGTTTGATCTACCTTGGTGGGTTTATACTTCAATAATGTTATTGATTGTTTGCTGGCTAGGTATTGAACGCATTGAAATAGGAGGAAAGGTTCTTGGAGTTTTGATGTTGTTAGAAGTTGGGATTGCCGTAGTAATCGCCATTTTTGTGGTGATAGAGCATATTCCAAGTGGTAATTTAGAGTTTTCATCCTTTTCACCAACCGTTGTCTTTAGCGGTAATGTTGGTATGGCTTTAGTTTTCACTATTGCGGCATTTATCGGTTTTGAAGCCACGGCAATTTATACAGAAGAAGCAAAAAATCCTGAGAGAAATATTCCTCTGGCAACAATCTTTGCGGTGCTTTTAATTACAAGTTTCTTCGCCTTTTGTAGCTGGGCATTTATTCAAGCGTATGGTGCTGAGAATATTCAAGCGGTAGTTGCTGAAGATCCTGAACTATTTGTGATGAATTTAGCTGCGACAACTTTAGGAAAGTGGTCAGTTTTAGTGATTAATATTTTATTAATTACGAGTCTTTTTGCAGCCACACAATCTTTTCATAACAATATTGCGCGTTACTTTTATGTGATTTCACGAGATGGTCTATTTTGGTCAAAACTCGCAAAGCTACATGCGACTAAAGATACCCCTTATTTATCAAGTATCTGTCAAACCATTTTTATGATTGCTTTAACATTTTTATTAGCATTTTTAGGACAAGATCCTCTGATTGATATCTTTACGTGGGGATCAGCGATTACCACAATGGCAATTTTATTACTGCAAATTTTTGTCTCTATTGCTGTAGTGAATTATTTCCGTAAGAGAGTAGATCTTCATCTTCCCTTTTGGAAAACAACATTAGCGCCGATTACTGCCACGATTTTAATGAGCATTGTTCTTTATCTTGTGACAATGAATCTCGATATTTTAAGTGGTATTAAATCAAATGTGATCTATCTCGTACCATTTTTGGTCTTTGGCTCAGCAGTTGGGGGATATCTCTATGCTGTTATTTTAAGTCGTTTTTTCCCTTCATTTAAAACTAGACTCGATGAGCTAGTAAAAAATGTGTAA
- a CDS encoding helix-turn-helix domain-containing protein — protein sequence MALLVDNCVSNLRTIQPYFTFSSGGTYHVKVVENSPISHFYTFQAQRSDGKVIAVPDASIDILFLCDGENSAVRLCGTPSTAKLVEIQSGKRYFGVRFHPGKIPQFIQQDSRLLVDGEFPLQEILKDGDDLLEKIVTALSFEARIHHFYHHFCQQIAVKRSPVAWQMHQLITVNSGALSIREVGQYTGYSTRYVNKIFTDNFGLSPKSYSLILRFQHVLQQMLQKHKVSLTDLASDQGYADQSHFVREFKKFTALAPRKFMQKASSNNYSAHLIKDYG from the coding sequence ATGGCATTATTAGTCGATAACTGTGTCTCTAATTTACGAACTATCCAGCCATATTTTACTTTTAGTTCGGGAGGAACCTATCACGTTAAAGTCGTTGAAAATTCACCTATTTCACATTTTTATACTTTTCAAGCACAAAGATCAGATGGCAAGGTCATTGCAGTACCTGATGCGAGTATTGATATCTTGTTTTTGTGTGATGGTGAAAATTCAGCAGTGAGGCTATGTGGTACGCCTAGCACGGCAAAGCTTGTGGAGATCCAATCGGGTAAGCGTTATTTTGGGGTTCGTTTTCATCCTGGGAAAATACCGCAATTTATTCAACAAGATTCAAGATTGTTAGTAGATGGGGAGTTTCCCTTACAGGAGATCCTTAAGGATGGGGATGATTTATTAGAAAAAATTGTCACAGCCTTAAGTTTTGAAGCGCGGATTCATCATTTTTATCACCATTTTTGTCAGCAAATAGCAGTAAAGAGATCTCCTGTTGCGTGGCAAATGCATCAGTTAATTACGGTTAATAGTGGCGCGTTATCAATTCGTGAAGTGGGGCAATATACAGGCTACTCAACAAGATATGTCAATAAGATTTTTACCGATAATTTTGGATTATCCCCTAAATCTTATTCGTTGATTTTAAGATTTCAGCATGTATTACAGCAGATGTTACAAAAACATAAGGTAAGTTTAACGGACTTAGCATCAGATCAAGGATATGCGGATCAATCCCATTTTGTTCGAGAGTTTAAAAAATTTACGGCGTTAGCACCTAGAAAATTTATGCAAAAAGCCAGTAGTAACAACTACAGCGCACATTTAATCAAAGATTATGGTTAG
- a CDS encoding integrase core domain-containing protein, whose amino-acid sequence MNIHRKTKLTPFHREEIWRLHHQEKFTVTYLAERFMVSRPTIYKVLKQGRLNLFVPLASKNERYRTIKYGIKRLAKIEKSIEEKLKKRAKRYNKNYPGEMVHVDTKRLPLLKGDLKNRTREYLFVGIDDFSRELYAGIYPDKSQFSAAEFLRWDLLEQCPYTVECTYSDNGREYKGTSEHAFVEMCLTHKINQKFTKPACPQTNGKAERVIRTLMEMWHNQEEFISSDDRKKKLKRFLNYYNTVKPHKGINGLTPYEVLENYFNTEV is encoded by the coding sequence ATGAATATCCATCGAAAAACAAAATTAACGCCGTTTCATCGAGAAGAGATTTGGCGATTACATCATCAAGAAAAATTTACCGTAACCTATCTAGCTGAGCGTTTTATGGTAAGCAGACCTACGATCTATAAAGTACTAAAACAAGGTAGATTGAACTTGTTTGTGCCATTAGCTAGTAAAAATGAACGTTATAGAACAATTAAGTATGGCATTAAACGTCTTGCAAAGATTGAAAAATCTATTGAAGAGAAACTTAAAAAGAGGGCTAAACGTTATAACAAAAACTATCCTGGCGAGATGGTCCATGTGGATACTAAACGGCTCCCTCTTTTAAAAGGAGATCTTAAAAATCGCACTAGAGAGTATTTATTTGTAGGAATTGATGATTTTTCAAGAGAACTTTATGCCGGTATTTATCCTGATAAATCACAGTTTAGTGCTGCTGAATTTCTTCGATGGGATCTGTTAGAACAGTGTCCCTATACTGTAGAATGCACCTATTCGGATAATGGTCGTGAGTATAAAGGTACATCAGAACATGCCTTTGTCGAAATGTGTCTAACACATAAGATTAATCAAAAGTTTACAAAGCCAGCTTGCCCTCAAACGAATGGAAAAGCAGAAAGAGTCATTCGAACACTCATGGAAATGTGGCATAATCAGGAAGAGTTTATCAGTTCAGATGATCGGAAAAAGAAGCTAAAACGATTTTTGAACTATTACAACACAGTAAAACCTCATAAGGGTATTAATGGTTTAACGCCTTATGAAGTTTTAGAAAATTATTTTAACACTGAAGTGTAA
- a CDS encoding aldehyde dehydrogenase family protein, with protein sequence MYAAVKTQLSQAIENLVVGPGLDETTQIQPVVSKKQQMSILQHLATAKAEGATILSGTTPKDQEGYYIAPSIITDIAPHARILKDEVFGPVIALIPFKDADEAIKLANDTEYGLAASLWTHNLNYTMDMVPKIAAGTVWVNSHVPLDPAMPFGGVKQSGIGREFGKTSVESFTETKSVCIAH encoded by the coding sequence ATATATGCAGCTGTCAAAACGCAATTATCCCAAGCTATTGAGAACCTAGTTGTAGGCCCCGGACTTGATGAAACAACGCAGATTCAACCTGTTGTATCTAAGAAACAGCAGATGAGTATCTTACAACATCTTGCAACGGCAAAAGCTGAAGGAGCGACAATTCTAAGCGGAACAACGCCTAAAGATCAAGAGGGTTACTATATTGCCCCAAGCATCATTACAGATATTGCGCCCCATGCACGGATTCTTAAAGATGAGGTATTTGGTCCTGTTATTGCGCTTATTCCTTTTAAAGATGCAGATGAAGCGATAAAACTTGCCAATGATACAGAGTATGGATTAGCAGCGAGTTTATGGACTCATAATTTAAATTATACAATGGATATGGTGCCCAAAATTGCAGCAGGTACTGTTTGGGTCAATTCCCATGTTCCGCTTGATCCGGCGATGCCCTTTGGCGGCGTTAAGCAATCAGGAATTGGCCGTGAGTTTGGCAAAACCTCTGTTGAGAGCTTTACTGAAACTAAGAGCGTCTGTATCGCTCATTAA
- a CDS encoding GMC family oxidoreductase, protein MEGFTLKLGQLYPKSRGEVTLRSKDPKDLPIIRANYFENESDLKAMVEAVKLGLKFFNTQNMREIIKDVITPHPDIHTDDSALAEFVKDNSLTVFHPVGSCAMGGSDDSVLDEYLRVRGVKNLRVVDSASFPSIVSGNTNAPVIMLAYKGSEMIIDEHYSKSKKKVLRVKDLISGIFFVC, encoded by the coding sequence ATAGAAGGATTTACTCTAAAATTAGGGCAATTATATCCAAAATCTAGAGGAGAGGTAACGTTGCGTAGTAAAGATCCTAAAGATTTACCCATAATACGCGCTAATTATTTTGAAAATGAGAGTGATTTAAAAGCAATGGTGGAAGCTGTGAAGCTCGGTCTTAAATTTTTTAATACACAAAATATGCGAGAAATTATTAAAGACGTTATCACTCCCCATCCTGATATTCATACGGATGATTCTGCATTGGCTGAATTTGTAAAAGATAATTCATTAACTGTATTCCACCCTGTAGGATCATGCGCAATGGGAGGGAGTGATGATAGTGTTTTAGATGAGTATTTACGAGTAAGAGGTGTTAAAAATTTAAGAGTAGTTGATAGTGCAAGTTTTCCAAGTATTGTCAGTGGTAATACGAATGCTCCAGTCATTATGCTCGCATATAAAGGCTCTGAAATGATTATTGATGAACATTATTCTAAGAGCAAAAAGAAGGTATTGAGAGTAAAAGATTTAATATCCGGGATATTTTTTGTTTGTTAA
- a CDS encoding NAD(P)/FAD-dependent oxidoreductase, translating to MSIEIDTPTYYTATKKYFLNFPELEEDIDVDVVVIGGGFTGINTSLELAENGITNIAVLEAKYLGYGGTGRNGGQIMAGIGHDLDVLGKSVGPEGVQAIFELSDQGAKIIKSRIKKYEIDADFRHGYAYMAFNKRQTKTLQQWEKDFKEIDKDNEIYLATGSDVKKVVGSDAYDSGLVHMGAGQVHSLNLLLGEANALTSYGAKIYEYSPALEVTYGKEIKVRTAKGTITAKKLLWACDGFLNKMEPELHKKTINTFAYQLMTEPMSEELINRISPIRGAYSDIRPVIDYYRVTNENRLLFGLATNWVEYTPRDLKAFNRAHMLKIFPYLKDVHIDLAWGGPMACSANLFPQIGTLPNHPNVFFCQGYSGFGVTPSHIVCKVLAEGMREGSERYELFTKIKHKRIIGKDLLRPFLLTGAKSLHQLSGYFNGRR from the coding sequence ATGAGCATCGAGATAGATACGCCCACCTATTACACTGCAACAAAGAAATATTTTCTGAATTTCCCAGAATTAGAAGAAGATATTGATGTTGATGTTGTTGTGATTGGCGGTGGATTTACCGGCATCAACACTTCTCTTGAACTAGCAGAAAATGGCATTACTAATATTGCCGTCTTAGAAGCTAAGTACTTAGGATATGGTGGTACTGGTAGAAATGGTGGTCAGATTATGGCCGGAATTGGTCATGATCTTGATGTTTTGGGGAAAAGTGTGGGTCCTGAAGGCGTTCAAGCAATATTTGAACTCAGTGACCAAGGAGCAAAGATTATTAAATCCCGCATCAAAAAATATGAAATTGATGCCGATTTTCGCCATGGATACGCTTATATGGCATTTAATAAACGCCAAACAAAAACATTACAACAATGGGAAAAAGATTTTAAAGAGATCGATAAAGATAATGAGATCTATCTTGCAACTGGAAGTGATGTTAAAAAAGTTGTCGGTAGTGATGCTTATGATAGCGGGCTTGTACATATGGGGGCCGGTCAAGTTCACTCGCTGAATCTTCTTTTAGGGGAAGCAAACGCTCTAACCTCCTATGGCGCAAAAATATATGAATATAGCCCAGCACTTGAAGTCACTTACGGAAAAGAGATTAAAGTACGTACCGCAAAAGGAACGATTACGGCTAAAAAACTCCTTTGGGCTTGTGATGGTTTTTTAAATAAGATGGAACCTGAGCTTCATAAAAAAACCATTAATACCTTTGCTTATCAGTTAATGACAGAGCCGATGTCTGAAGAATTAATTAATCGCATAAGTCCTATTAGAGGGGCTTATAGTGATATCCGCCCGGTAATAGATTATTACCGAGTCACCAATGAAAATCGTTTGCTTTTTGGACTTGCAACTAATTGGGTTGAATATACCCCTCGAGATCTTAAGGCTTTTAATAGAGCGCATATGCTCAAAATATTCCCCTATCTAAAAGATGTCCATATTGATTTAGCTTGGGGAGGCCCTATGGCTTGTAGCGCCAATCTGTTCCCTCAAATCGGAACGCTTCCAAATCATCCTAATGTCTTCTTTTGCCAAGGATATTCAGGATTTGGAGTTACACCCAGTCATATTGTTTGTAAAGTGTTAGCAGAAGGGATGCGAGAAGGATCAGAACGCTATGAGCTCTTTACAAAAATAAAACATAAAAGAATCATCGGCAAAGATCTACTTCGCCCCTTCCTACTGACTGGGGCAAAATCACTTCATCAACTTTCTGGCTATTTTAATGGCCGTCGTTAA
- a CDS encoding DUF3592 domain-containing protein — MTSSSRKLIIILAIMFGGFGLLFMFAGFSILGEEGSKGDGILFASVGGISSAIGFTPLILFIRQKIIKNRVLSRGVMIQSELLDVTYASYAVNGVRPYLIRSQWVDQSSNKLYLFKSEPFVDNPESVLKKGSKVPVYINPENPKQYYMDIQSISALKRFYKR, encoded by the coding sequence ATGACATCTAGTTCCCGCAAACTGATTATTATATTAGCGATTATGTTTGGTGGTTTTGGCTTGCTCTTTATGTTTGCCGGTTTTTCTATTTTAGGAGAGGAAGGCAGTAAGGGTGATGGCATATTGTTTGCCAGTGTTGGTGGCATTTCTTCCGCGATAGGTTTTACTCCCTTAATCCTATTTATACGTCAAAAAATAATTAAAAATCGTGTATTGTCCCGCGGTGTAATGATTCAATCGGAGTTATTAGATGTTACCTATGCCTCTTATGCGGTCAATGGTGTTAGACCTTATTTAATTCGTTCTCAATGGGTTGATCAGAGTTCTAATAAACTCTACCTCTTTAAGAGTGAGCCGTTTGTCGATAATCCCGAAAGCGTTTTAAAGAAAGGATCAAAGGTGCCTGTTTATATTAATCCGGAAAATCCTAAGCAGTATTATATGGATATTCAATCTATTTCAGCGCTAAAGCGATTCTATAAACGGTAG
- a CDS encoding class II histone deacetylase: MRKTGFYFDESCFWHTATTPYCESLPVGEWVQPSSSGGLAESPESKRRFKNLLDKGGLTQKMVLGNYKILSDEDLMRVHPDYYIEKFKQLSQSGGGELGFNAPIGPYSFEIAKISAGLATQAIEDVWLQKVDNAYALSRPPGHHCLRDEAMGFCVLSNIAIAIEYCREYHGLKRVLVLDWDVHHGNGTQSIYEEDGDIYTISIHQENCFPPGYSGREDIGKGDGLGANLNLPLPAGSGHHAYLKVINEIVIPEIERFKPEIIIIASGFDANALDPLARMLAYSDTYREMTQRICDVADNVCNGKIVAVHEGGYSESYVPFCGVAVVEGLMGHKSPVVDPLISFLKAQQPSEKVEKFLNEYIDELKVLPAK, encoded by the coding sequence ATGAGGAAAACAGGTTTTTATTTTGATGAGAGTTGTTTTTGGCATACTGCGACAACACCGTATTGTGAAAGCTTACCTGTGGGAGAATGGGTACAACCCTCTTCTTCTGGTGGACTTGCAGAATCTCCTGAGAGTAAGCGCCGGTTTAAAAATTTACTCGATAAGGGAGGATTGACTCAAAAAATGGTTTTAGGAAATTATAAGATCTTGTCGGATGAAGATCTTATGAGAGTCCATCCTGATTATTATATCGAAAAATTTAAACAATTGAGTCAATCAGGGGGAGGAGAGCTGGGTTTTAATGCGCCTATTGGCCCTTATAGCTTCGAAATTGCTAAAATTTCCGCTGGACTTGCAACACAGGCTATAGAAGATGTATGGTTGCAAAAAGTTGATAATGCTTATGCACTATCAAGACCGCCTGGGCATCATTGTTTGCGAGATGAAGCTATGGGGTTTTGTGTTTTATCCAATATCGCAATCGCCATTGAGTATTGCCGAGAATATCACGGATTAAAGCGGGTATTAGTTTTGGATTGGGACGTTCATCATGGTAATGGAACACAATCTATTTACGAAGAAGATGGAGATATTTATACCATATCAATTCATCAAGAAAACTGTTTTCCTCCAGGGTATAGCGGTCGTGAGGATATTGGTAAAGGGGACGGTCTTGGTGCAAATCTCAATTTACCTTTGCCAGCAGGCAGTGGGCATCATGCTTATTTGAAAGTCATTAATGAAATTGTTATCCCTGAGATTGAACGATTTAAACCAGAGATCATTATTATTGCTTCCGGCTTTGATGCAAATGCATTAGATCCTTTAGCGAGAATGCTCGCTTATAGTGATACTTATCGAGAGATGACGCAGAGAATTTGTGATGTGGCTGATAACGTTTGTAATGGGAAAATCGTGGCTGTTCACGAAGGGGGATATTCAGAATCTTATGTCCCATTTTGTGGCGTTGCAGTTGTTGAAGGATTAATGGGACACAAAAGTCCTGTTGTCGATCCATTAATCAGTTTTTTAAAAGCGCAGCAACCTTCTGAAAAAGTAGAAAAATTTTTAAATGAATATATTGATGAGCTAAAGGTTTTACCTGCTAAATAG
- a CDS encoding cupin domain-containing protein → MLLGIHKINSLDELDSWGTVADLGSTILEGDGKAYGKFTIGNPEVPINGGYFAVTKGKFRMTYPFTEQATIVKGELSLTNEETGEVLHLKEGDSFVAEKGTKVLWDVKSDFFVKHYLSAI, encoded by the coding sequence ATGTTACTAGGTATTCACAAAATCAATTCCCTCGATGAGCTCGATAGCTGGGGAACTGTTGCAGATTTGGGTTCTACTATCTTAGAAGGTGATGGTAAAGCATATGGAAAATTCACCATCGGTAATCCTGAAGTGCCAATTAATGGTGGCTATTTTGCCGTAACTAAGGGTAAATTTCGTATGACTTATCCATTTACAGAGCAAGCCACTATTGTTAAAGGTGAGCTATCATTAACCAATGAAGAGACGGGTGAAGTGCTCCATCTTAAAGAAGGAGATAGCTTTGTCGCAGAAAAAGGAACTAAAGTCCTTTGGGATGTAAAGAGTGATTTCTTTGTAAAACACTACCTTTCAGCCATCTAA
- a CDS encoding aldehyde dehydrogenase family protein: MNHLLLPTTQAFLKSPLASFINGDVIATSNEENIDIFNPATGKPLTSIPKCTPQDLEKAVQSAHDSFIDKRWSGMRPADRERILYRLSELLIEHKETLAQLETLNQGKSIHISRAVEVDSTAEYIRYIAGWSTKITGETFDVSIAIPPGAKYTAYTQKEPISVIAAIAPWNFPLAIAAWKSIPALAAGCSVVLKPAHETPLTALYLAQLALEAGIPKGVFNVLLGADGQIGQKLVEHPLIRKVTFTGSTAVGKLVGKAAIEHMAHFSLELGGKNPMIIMEDVAIETAVNGIMMGAFLNSGQVCAAASRIYIHEMLEIGGLFTLQC, from the coding sequence ATGAACCATCTATTACTCCCAACAACGCAAGCATTTTTAAAATCCCCCTTAGCTTCATTCATTAATGGTGACGTTATTGCAACTTCTAACGAAGAAAATATCGACATTTTTAATCCTGCAACCGGTAAACCATTAACATCGATCCCTAAATGCACGCCCCAAGATTTAGAAAAAGCAGTTCAATCAGCACATGATTCCTTCATTGATAAGCGCTGGTCTGGTATGCGCCCTGCTGATAGAGAGCGGATTTTATATCGTCTTTCAGAATTACTCATCGAGCATAAAGAGACGCTAGCACAGTTAGAAACATTAAACCAAGGAAAATCGATTCATATCTCTCGCGCTGTGGAAGTTGACTCAACGGCTGAATATATTCGTTATATTGCCGGCTGGAGCACAAAAATTACAGGAGAGACTTTTGATGTTTCTATCGCGATTCCCCCTGGTGCAAAATATACAGCCTATACGCAAAAAGAACCCATTAGCGTTATTGCCGCAATCGCTCCTTGGAATTTCCCTCTTGCCATTGCCGCTTGGAAGAGTATTCCTGCATTAGCAGCAGGCTGCTCTGTAGTATTAAAACCGGCACATGAAACCCCTCTAACAGCGCTCTATTTAGCGCAGCTTGCGCTCGAAGCTGGCATTCCTAAGGGCGTTTTTAATGTCTTATTAGGCGCAGATGGGCAAATTGGACAAAAACTGGTCGAGCATCCTCTCATTCGTAAAGTCACTTTTACAGGATCGACCGCTGTTGGGAAACTCGTTGGGAAAGCTGCAATTGAACATATGGCGCATTTCTCTTTAGAGCTTGGGGGCAAAAACCCGATGATTATTATGGAAGATGTTGCTATTGAAACGGCCGTTAATGGCATTATGATGGGGGCTTTTCTTAATTCAGGGCAAGTGTGTGCGGCCGCATCACGCATTTATATTCATGAAATGTTAGAAATCGGCGGGTTGTTTACACTTCAGTGTTAA
- a CDS encoding sulfurtransferase: MTHALSPLIQAHELQQLIQKSPHLKIIDARFDLMNPNYGHESYIKGRIPTALRLDLEKDLCNLKNGNNGRHPIKPDNLLIDVLQNIGLNNDDHIIVYDDKSSMFASHAWWVLKHLGHENVQLLNGGITAWKALNGEIETTDPKPISKGNIELRESDFGLIMLEEILEYVTGDPDYQLQIIDARGEARFKGETEPLDPIAGHIPTAMNYPFEYNLNEMGLFKSPEVLRSQWQEFLQGIDPSTIVNQCGSGVSACHNLFSIYYADLGATQLYHGSWSEWCADPTRPMATKHD; encoded by the coding sequence ATGACACACGCGTTATCTCCTCTTATTCAAGCGCATGAACTACAACAGTTAATTCAAAAGTCCCCTCATTTGAAAATTATTGACGCTCGCTTTGATCTCATGAATCCCAATTATGGTCATGAAAGCTATATTAAGGGACGTATTCCTACTGCATTACGCTTAGATTTAGAGAAAGATCTCTGCAATCTAAAAAATGGTAATAATGGTCGCCATCCCATTAAACCTGATAACTTACTGATAGATGTTTTACAAAATATTGGGCTGAATAATGATGATCATATTATCGTTTATGACGATAAAAGCAGTATGTTTGCCAGCCATGCCTGGTGGGTTCTCAAACATCTAGGTCATGAAAATGTTCAGCTTTTAAACGGTGGTATCACCGCATGGAAAGCGCTTAATGGGGAGATTGAAACGACAGATCCTAAACCTATCTCTAAAGGGAATATTGAACTACGAGAGAGTGATTTTGGGCTCATTATGCTAGAAGAAATTTTAGAATATGTAACAGGAGATCCTGACTATCAACTACAAATTATTGATGCGCGTGGAGAAGCCCGTTTTAAAGGAGAAACAGAACCTTTAGATCCTATTGCCGGCCATATCCCTACTGCGATGAATTACCCTTTCGAATACAATCTCAATGAAATGGGACTCTTTAAATCACCAGAGGTATTGCGATCACAATGGCAAGAATTTCTTCAAGGTATCGATCCAAGCACCATTGTCAACCAATGTGGCTCTGGTGTTTCAGCTTGTCATAATCTTTTTTCAATCTACTACGCAGATCTTGGGGCAACTCAGCTCTACCACGGTTCCTGGAGTGAATGGTGCGCAGATCCTACAAGACCGATGGCAACAAAACACGATTAA